The following coding sequences lie in one Rissa tridactyla isolate bRisTri1 chromosome Z, bRisTri1.patW.cur.20221130, whole genome shotgun sequence genomic window:
- the LOC128902749 gene encoding hydroxysteroid dehydrogenase-like protein 2, producing the protein MPSCRWLSQGASQAFKEEKKLSQHEGADGAKASTESASAKPQSPVAETFRVIQGAMSEEYVRTTQGVFQFELSGEEGGTWYIDLKTKGGSAGFGKPPVTADVVMSMSSADFVKMFTVQFQLLVWVFFPVLSRPGSAPAAGRGSSPHTGGSGRAPAATDPGTLSPSGPRAPQKALVLPGLQQAR; encoded by the exons ATGCCTTCATGCCGCTGGCTTTCCCAAG GTGCTTCCCAGGCATtcaaagaggagaagaaattatCCCAGCATGAAGGAGCAGATGGAGCTAAGGCGAGCACAGAATCTGCTTCAGCCAAGCCGCAGAGTCCTGTTGCAGAAACATTCAGAGTCATTCAGGGGGCGATGAGTGAAGAGTACGTGAGAACTACCCAGGGTGTCTTTCAGTTTGAGTTATCTG GTGAGGAAGGAGGCACTTGGTATATTGACCTGAAAACCAAGGGTGGGAGTGCCGGTTTCGGAAAGCCTCCTGTGACGGCTGACGTGGTTATGAGCATGTCGAGTGCCGACTTTGTGAAAATGTTCACAG TACAGTTTCAGCTCCTCGTCTGGGTGTTTTTCCCCGTTTTGAGCCGACCCGGGAGCGCTCCGGCTGCCGGCAGAGGGAGCAGTCCGCACACGGGAGGGTCCGGCCGTGCCCCTGCGGCGACAGACCCGGGGACACTGTCACCCTCAGGACCCCGGGCACCGCAAAAGGCGCTTGTGCTGCCAGGCTTGCAGCAGGCTCGCTAA
- the HSDL2 gene encoding hydroxysteroid dehydrogenase-like protein 2, giving the protein MLPNTGKLAGCTLFITGASRGIGKAIALKAAKDGANIVIAAKTAEPHPTLPGTIYTAAAEIEAAGGKALPCIVNVREEQQIINAVEKAVKTFGGIDILVNNASAISLTGTLETETKKVNLMMDVNVRGTYLTSKTCLPHLRKSRNPHILNLSPPMNMNPMWFKNHCAYTISKYGMSMCVLGMAEEFRGEVAVNALWPKTAIHTAAMDMLGGSGIEKQCRKTDILADAAYCILTKPKSFTGNFIIDEVLLREEGVKDFDVYAIAPGHPLIPDFFLDVEADTTAMEQERYGASQAFKEEKKLSQHEGADGAKASTESASAKPRSPVAETFRVIQGAMSEEYVRTTQGVFQFELSGEEGGTWYIDLKTKGGSAGFGKPPVTADVVMSMSSADFVKMFTGKLKPTLAFMSGKLRIKGNMTLAIKLEKMLTQLNSKL; this is encoded by the exons ATGCTGCCTAACACGGG GAAACTAGCAGGATGCACTCTCTTCATCACGGGCGCAAGCCGGGGCATTGGCAAAGCCATTGCTTTGAAAGCTGCCAAGGATGGTGCAAACATTGTGATAGCTGCCAAGACAGCTGAGCCCCATCCTACTCTCCCAGGGACTATCTACACTGCTGCAGCAGAGA TTGAAGCAGCTGGAGGAAAGGCTTTGCCATGCATCGTTAATGTGAGGGAAGAACAGCAAATTATTAATGCTGTGGAGAAAGCTGTGAAGACTTTTGGAG GGATTGATATTTTGGTGAACAATGCAAGCGCCATCTCTTTGACCGGCACCTTGGAAACAGAAACGAAGAAAGTCAATCTTATGATGGATGTCAATGTACGAGGAACCTACCTTAC GTCTAAAACATGCCTTCCCCACTTGAGGAAAAGCAGGAACCCCCATATCCTGAACCTCAGCCCACCTATGAATATGAATCCTATGTGGTTCAAAAATCATTGTG CTTATACTATTTCTAAATATGGGATGTCCATGTGTGTCTTGGGAATGGCAGAAGAATTTAGGGGAGAAGTTGCTGTCAACGCTTTATGGCCTAAAACAg CCATACATACAGCTGCTATGGATATGCTGGGAGGATCTGGAATAGAAAAACAGTGCAGGAAAACGGACATTCTTGCAGATGCTGCATATTGCATTTTAACAAAGCCAAAAAGTTTCACTGGAAATTTCATTATTGATGAAGTTCTGCTGAGAGAAGAAGGAGTTAAGGATTTTGAtgtctatgcaattgcaccag gTCACCCCCTGATACCTGACTTCTTCTTGGATGTTGAAGCTGATACGACAGCCATGGAACAAGAAAGATATG GTGCTTCCCAGGCATtcaaagaggagaagaaattatCCCAGCATGAAGGAGCAGATGGAGCTAAGGCGAGCACAGAATCTGCTTCAGCCAAGCCGCGGAGTCCTGTTGCAGAAACATTCAGAGTCATTCAGGGGGCGATGAGTGAAGAGTACGTGAGAACTACCCAGGGTGTCTTTCAGTTTGAGTTATCTG GTGAGGAAGGAGGCACTTGGTATATTGACCTGAAAACCAAGGGTGGGAGTGCCGGTTTCGGAAAGCCCCCTGTGACGGCTGACGTGGTTATGAGCATGTCGAGTGCCGACTTTGTGAAAATGTTCACAG GTAAACTAAAGCCAACCCTGGCCTTCATGTCAGGAAAATTAAGGATTAAAGGTAACATGACACTAGCAATAAAGCTCGAGAAGATGCTGACACAGCTTAACTCTAAACTGTGA